One segment of Pseudomonas sp. FP2196 DNA contains the following:
- a CDS encoding NorM family multidrug efflux MATE transporter: protein MQHPVRTELWAILRLSGPLIASQLAHMLMVLTDTLMMARISPEALAGGGLGAATYSFVSIFCIGVIAAVGTLVAIRKGAGDIIGAARLTQAGLWLAWLMALGAGLLLWNLKPVLLLFGQTETNVTAAGQFLIALPFALPGYLSFMALRGFTSAIGRATPVMVISLAGTVTNFLLNYALITGMFGLPKLGLMGIGLVTAIVANCMALALAWHIRRHRAYDAYPLRAGLSRPNRQYLKELWRLGLPIGGTYAVEVGLFAFAALCMGTMGSTQMGAHQIALQIVSVAFMVPAGMSYAITMRVGQHYGAGQLLDARMSGRVGIAFGAVVMLGFAMVFWLLPNQLVGLFLDHNDPAFAEVIRLAVSLLAVAAWFELFDGTQTIAMGCIRGLKDAKTTFLVGLGCYWLIGAPAAWWMAFHLNWGPTGVWWGLALGLAFAAVSLTLAFEWKMKRMIRREPASSRHYTVAQPD from the coding sequence ATGCAGCATCCTGTGCGTACCGAACTCTGGGCCATCCTGCGGCTGTCGGGGCCGTTGATTGCTTCACAGTTGGCGCACATGTTGATGGTGCTGACCGACACTTTGATGATGGCGCGTATCAGCCCCGAAGCGCTGGCCGGCGGCGGCTTGGGCGCGGCAACTTATTCGTTCGTGTCGATTTTCTGCATCGGCGTGATTGCCGCGGTCGGCACCCTGGTGGCGATCCGTAAGGGCGCCGGCGACATCATTGGCGCCGCCCGCCTGACCCAAGCGGGATTGTGGCTGGCATGGCTGATGGCGCTGGGCGCAGGCTTGCTGCTGTGGAACCTGAAACCGGTGTTGCTGCTGTTCGGCCAGACCGAAACCAACGTCACCGCTGCCGGGCAATTTCTGATCGCCCTGCCCTTCGCCCTGCCCGGCTATCTGAGCTTCATGGCCCTGCGCGGTTTCACCAGTGCGATTGGCCGGGCGACGCCAGTGATGGTGATCAGCCTTGCTGGCACGGTGACCAACTTCCTGCTCAATTACGCGCTGATAACCGGCATGTTCGGCCTGCCGAAACTGGGTTTGATGGGCATCGGGCTGGTGACGGCGATCGTCGCCAACTGCATGGCGCTCGCGTTGGCCTGGCACATTCGCCGGCATCGCGCATATGACGCGTATCCGTTGCGCGCCGGCCTGTCGCGGCCGAACCGGCAATACCTCAAGGAACTCTGGCGCCTCGGTCTGCCGATTGGTGGCACTTACGCGGTGGAAGTCGGGTTGTTCGCCTTCGCGGCGTTGTGCATGGGCACCATGGGCAGCACGCAAATGGGCGCGCACCAGATTGCCCTGCAGATCGTTTCGGTGGCATTCATGGTGCCGGCGGGTATGTCGTACGCGATCACCATGCGTGTCGGCCAACATTACGGCGCCGGTCAGTTGCTGGATGCACGCATGTCCGGGCGGGTCGGTATCGCGTTCGGCGCGGTAGTGATGCTGGGGTTTGCGATGGTGTTCTGGCTGCTGCCGAATCAACTGGTCGGGTTGTTTCTCGATCACAACGATCCGGCTTTTGCCGAAGTGATCCGGCTCGCGGTCAGTCTGTTGGCAGTGGCGGCGTGGTTCGAGTTGTTCGACGGTACACAGACGATTGCCATGGGCTGCATCCGTGGGCTCAAGGATGCCAAAACCACGTTTCTGGTGGGGCTCGGTTGCTATTGGCTGATCGGCGCGCCGGCGGCGTGGTGGATGGCGTTCCACCTGAACTGGGGACCGACGGGCGTCTGGTGGGGCTTGGCGTTGGGGCTGGCGTTTGCGGCGGTGAGCCTGACGCTGGCGTTTGAATGGAAGATGAAGCGGATGATTCGGCGTGAGCCTGCATCCTCACGTCACTACACGG
- a CDS encoding LysR substrate-binding domain-containing protein, with amino-acid sequence MSRRLPPLYALRAFEAAARHSSFTRAAEELSITQSAVSRHIRTLEEHFACRLFHRSGRNLQLTESARMLLPGIREGFTALERACNTLRAEDDILRMKAPSTLTMRWLLARLSRFRHLQPGNEVQLTSAWMDIDSVDFNDEPFDCAVLLSDGHFPPDWEASLLFPEELIPVGAPNLLNDQPWDVARLASAELLHPTPDRRDWRSWLEHMGLSEQVSLKGGQVFDTLELGMIAAARGYGVSMGDLLMVAEDVAQGRLSLPWPTAVASGLNYYLVWPKTRPGGERLRRLSDFLQSEVRAMTLPAVTRLS; translated from the coding sequence ATGTCTCGTCGTCTTCCTCCTCTGTATGCCCTGCGCGCATTTGAAGCGGCGGCGCGGCACAGCTCGTTCACTCGCGCGGCCGAGGAATTGTCGATTACCCAGAGCGCGGTGAGTCGGCACATTCGTACGCTTGAGGAGCATTTCGCCTGCCGGTTGTTTCACCGCAGTGGACGCAATCTGCAACTCACCGAGTCGGCGCGCATGCTGTTGCCGGGCATCCGTGAAGGCTTCACCGCCCTCGAGCGCGCCTGCAATACCTTGCGCGCCGAAGACGACATCCTGCGCATGAAAGCCCCGTCGACTCTTACCATGCGCTGGCTGCTGGCCCGGCTCAGTCGCTTCCGTCATTTGCAGCCTGGTAACGAAGTGCAGTTGACCAGTGCCTGGATGGATATTGATTCGGTGGACTTCAACGATGAGCCCTTTGATTGCGCCGTGTTGCTCAGCGACGGCCATTTCCCGCCGGACTGGGAGGCCAGCCTGCTGTTTCCCGAAGAGCTGATCCCGGTGGGCGCGCCAAACCTTCTCAACGACCAGCCATGGGATGTCGCACGACTGGCGTCCGCCGAATTGCTCCATCCCACCCCGGATCGCCGCGATTGGCGCAGTTGGCTGGAGCATATGGGGTTGTCCGAGCAGGTATCGCTCAAGGGCGGCCAGGTCTTCGATACGCTGGAATTGGGGATGATCGCAGCGGCGCGCGGTTACGGTGTGTCGATGGGCGATCTGTTGATGGTCGCCGAGGATGTTGCGCAGGGACGTTTGAGTCTGCCGTGGCCAACCGCCGTCGCCAGTGGACTGAATTATTACCTGGTGTGGCCAAAAACCCGGCCGGGAGGTGAACGTTTGCGCCGACTCAGTGACTTCCTGCAAAGCGAAGTCCGCGCCATGACGCTGCCGGCCGTTACGCGCTTGAGCTGA